A genomic stretch from Candidatus Hydrogenedentota bacterium includes:
- a CDS encoding OmpH family outer membrane protein — translation MKRRIAVALGAAVVCVGLAAAVSVPRVSAQDEAAGKSAAKIAVINKKTVFDNYGQREAEWKALETDKENLQAEIDKLREQVNEGRKRLREDKTLTEQQRQELTDKVAAENRDYEDRWRRAQGEIDDKSNKFFDKILGQIDAGVREVGNAEGYKIIIDSDPKAGTPVLYFDPSLDITKKVTDHLNSK, via the coding sequence GTGAAACGGCGGATTGCAGTTGCGCTCGGTGCGGCAGTCGTGTGCGTCGGCCTCGCGGCCGCAGTGTCCGTCCCGCGCGTTTCTGCCCAGGACGAAGCCGCCGGCAAAAGCGCCGCGAAGATCGCAGTGATCAACAAAAAGACCGTATTCGACAACTACGGGCAGCGCGAGGCCGAGTGGAAGGCCCTCGAAACCGACAAGGAAAACTTGCAGGCGGAAATCGATAAACTGCGCGAACAAGTCAACGAGGGCCGCAAAAGACTCCGCGAGGACAAAACGCTCACCGAACAGCAACGCCAGGAGCTGACCGACAAGGTCGCCGCGGAGAACCGCGACTACGAGGACCGGTGGCGCCGTGCACAGGGCGAAATCGACGATAAGTCCAACAAGTTTTTCGACAAGATTCTTGGCCAAATTGACGCGGGCGTCCGCGAAGTCGGCAATGCCGAAGGTTACAAGATCATTATCGATTCCGATCCGAAGGCAGGCACGCCCGTGCTGTACTTCGATCCGTCTCTCGATATCACGAAAAAAGTTACGGACCATCTGAATAGTAAGTAA
- the bamA gene encoding outer membrane protein assembly factor BamA: MPFVVGSTPAFAQDYEGKVISEVRINGLERVSEQLVRSQLEVQAGQSYSQLAISRDIRRLYDTTFFNSIKGDVTASGDGVIVTYIVDEKRVISEIKIIGNDKIKSRTIRAATTWKEGDTFVEEGYEEERDAVLKLYQSKGMPNAAVDIVVEEVGPSRVRITYMITEGKKAKISSLSFEGNERLSDRKLKKGMETKRRWWFLGGKYDESKFESDLSKVIDKYGDVGRMEAEITGTEMTYSENGKSVDISVSVVEGPEYTVATVEPGSNEVYDDDEIMDITKTKPGEVHNKSQVTADAEIIEKGYTSSGYINATVEPQVTLDKENKTTHVVQQISEGDLKYVKEITVTGNETTRDDVVRREIFLNPGERFDGSLLEASHRRLESTEYYDAIRFSTQDIPEDPRHSNLLVDVEEGKTSYFNFGAGYNTEEGVGGYTELRFNNFDIANWPSFQGGGQQLRLRVALGQRRDEYSLSFSDPEIFGYPLLFGFDIFDESYDYDNGGTDYSQETQGARIRFGKVLSPYNTARASLGYANVNYSDLRYGRFSPYYEYIGGDSTISTVWGFNRTTVDSNRDPSTGARHDFQIEWAFGGDNEFWKFDHDSTWFFSFDEEKKWVFSVRSRQGIGGAMGGSEHIPLASRYFAGGSTTIRGYDARDVGPKEPEILGLFGDDVSVGGELRLLNSLELKYKASKFFRTYLFMDSGGVWLEPGDFDPGDMKYSIGVGLGFDIPMMGPIRLDYGFPLNPDDDQGSGKLHLQGGFRF, translated from the coding sequence TTGCCGTTCGTAGTGGGATCCACGCCCGCGTTCGCGCAGGATTACGAAGGCAAGGTCATATCCGAAGTCCGAATCAACGGCCTCGAACGCGTCAGCGAACAACTCGTCCGCAGCCAGCTCGAAGTGCAGGCGGGGCAGTCTTACAGCCAACTCGCCATCTCGCGCGACATCCGCCGCCTTTATGACACAACCTTCTTCAATTCCATCAAGGGCGACGTGACCGCGTCGGGCGATGGCGTCATTGTGACGTACATCGTCGACGAAAAGCGGGTTATCTCCGAAATTAAAATCATCGGCAACGACAAGATTAAGTCGCGTACGATTCGCGCCGCCACGACGTGGAAAGAGGGCGACACCTTTGTCGAGGAAGGCTACGAGGAAGAGCGCGACGCCGTGCTCAAGTTGTACCAGTCGAAAGGCATGCCCAACGCCGCCGTCGACATCGTCGTCGAAGAAGTCGGACCGTCGCGCGTCCGCATCACCTACATGATCACCGAAGGCAAGAAGGCGAAAATCAGTTCGCTCAGCTTCGAGGGCAACGAACGTCTCAGCGACCGGAAATTGAAAAAAGGCATGGAGACGAAGCGCCGGTGGTGGTTCCTCGGCGGAAAGTATGACGAGTCGAAATTCGAGTCCGACCTCTCGAAAGTCATCGACAAGTACGGCGACGTCGGCCGCATGGAAGCCGAAATCACCGGCACGGAGATGACCTATTCGGAGAACGGCAAATCCGTCGACATTTCGGTGAGCGTCGTCGAAGGGCCCGAATACACCGTTGCGACCGTCGAACCCGGCAGCAACGAAGTGTACGACGATGACGAAATCATGGACATCACCAAGACCAAGCCGGGCGAGGTCCACAACAAGAGCCAGGTGACCGCCGACGCCGAGATCATCGAGAAGGGCTACACGTCGAGCGGCTACATCAACGCGACCGTCGAACCGCAGGTTACCCTCGATAAAGAGAACAAAACGACGCACGTCGTACAGCAAATCAGCGAAGGCGACCTCAAATACGTCAAGGAAATCACCGTCACCGGAAACGAAACGACGCGGGACGACGTCGTGCGCCGCGAAATCTTCCTGAACCCGGGCGAGCGGTTCGATGGCAGCCTGCTCGAAGCCAGCCACCGCCGGCTCGAATCCACCGAGTACTACGACGCCATCCGGTTCTCGACGCAGGACATCCCCGAGGACCCGCGCCACTCCAACCTGCTTGTCGATGTCGAAGAAGGCAAGACCAGCTACTTCAACTTCGGCGCAGGGTACAACACGGAAGAAGGCGTCGGCGGGTACACCGAACTGCGCTTCAACAACTTCGACATCGCGAATTGGCCCTCCTTCCAGGGCGGCGGCCAACAGTTACGCCTGCGCGTCGCGCTCGGACAGCGCCGTGACGAATACAGCCTCAGTTTCTCCGATCCGGAAATCTTCGGGTACCCCCTGTTGTTCGGGTTCGACATCTTCGACGAATCCTATGACTACGACAACGGCGGCACCGACTACTCCCAGGAAACGCAAGGCGCGCGCATTCGGTTCGGCAAGGTCCTCTCGCCATACAACACCGCGCGCGCGTCCTTGGGCTACGCCAACGTAAACTACAGCGACCTGCGGTACGGCCGGTTCAGTCCCTACTACGAGTACATCGGCGGCGACTCGACCATCAGCACCGTCTGGGGTTTCAATCGCACGACCGTCGACTCGAACCGCGATCCCTCCACCGGCGCGCGGCACGACTTCCAAATCGAGTGGGCATTCGGCGGCGACAACGAGTTCTGGAAATTCGATCACGATTCGACGTGGTTCTTTAGCTTCGACGAGGAAAAGAAATGGGTGTTCTCGGTTCGCTCGCGCCAGGGCATCGGCGGCGCAATGGGCGGTAGCGAACACATCCCGCTGGCGTCGCGCTACTTCGCGGGCGGCTCGACCACAATTCGCGGCTACGACGCGCGCGACGTCGGTCCGAAAGAACCCGAAATCCTTGGCCTGTTCGGCGACGACGTTTCCGTCGGCGGAGAGTTGCGCCTGCTAAACTCGCTCGAACTGAAGTACAAAGCAAGCAAATTCTTCCGCACCTATCTGTTCATGGATTCCGGTGGCGTGTGGCTCGAACCGGGAGATTTCGATCCCGGCGATATGAAATACAGTATCGGTGTAGGTCTCGGGTTCGACATCCCGATGATGGGCCCAATCCGGCTGGACTACGGCTTCCCGCTGAACCCCGACGACGATCAGGGTTCTGGAAAGCTCCACCTGCAGGGCGGGTTCCGGTTCTAA